CAAGACGGCCCGCGCACACGATCCCGACGCTCTGCTGATTTACAACGACTACAACGGACACAAACCCGGCAAGCGAAAGAAGCTGATTGAACTGCTGACGAAATTGAAAGCCGCCGGAGCCCCCATCGACGCGTACGGCATGCAGGGGCATTTTGAACTGGGCGACAACTCGCTGCCGGAACTCCGCGCGACCTTCGATGAACTTCGCAAACTCGGCATTCAGGTCGTGGTTTCCGAACTCGACATCGATGTGGTCAAACGAGGACGCTGGTGGGCGGACGGAAACAAGTATCGCGACGAACTGAAAACGTTTGATCCGTACAAAGATGGAATGCCACCGGAAATCGAACAGCAGATGGTCAAACAGTACGTCGAATTGTTCAAGCTGTTTCACGAGTACCGCGACATCATCGCGCGAGTCTCATTCTGGAACCTGCACGATGGCCATAGTTGGCTGAATTATTTCCCGTGGGAGCGAGTCAATCATCCGCTGCTGTTTGATCGCCAACGAAAGCCCAAAGCGGCGTTCGATGCGGTTTACGAAATGCTGAAGAAATCATCCGACCAAAAGGCCGCCGTACGTCACACGCCGCTTCAACGCACCGATGCGAACTCCAAAAAGGTCCACAAGCAGCTTGTTGCGAAAACGAAGCTTGGCCAAATCGACGTCTACTTCCAGGGCGATTCGATCACTCGCCGCTGGGGCGCGACGGACTATCCAGAACTGTTGGCTCACTGGAAAAAGTCATTTCATGGCTGGAACGCGGCCAACTTCGCCTGGGGCGGCGACAACACGCATCACATACTGTGGCGAATGCAAAACGGCGAACTCGAAGGCGTTTCGCCGAAAGTCGTTTGTCTGCAAGCCGGAGCCAACAACCTTCCCTGGATCGGCGCGGCCAAACAGTCTCACGTGACCGACGTTGTTGAAGGCATCGAAGTCATCATCGCCGAATTTCGTTCTCGATTTCCCGATGTGCCAGTGGTGCTAACCGCCATGTTTCCACGAGACCAGAACGCCGCGTTGGCTCCAACAATTGACGCGATCAACAAGAAGCTGAAAGTGATCAGCCAGGCCGACAAACGAATCCACTGGATCAACATCAACGACGACCCGGCTGGTGCCAGCGGCAAGTTACTGCCAGACGTGTCGTCGGACGGTATTCACTTGGAAAAGGCCGGCTACGAAGTCTGGGCACAAGCGTTGCGACCAATCCTGACAAAACTCCTCGGCGAACCAGCTGAGGTTGATCGTGCTCCACCAGCAACAGGCAATCCCGGTCTATGATGCGAGAGGGTGACTCTCAATGTATCCACCGCGCAGCCGTGGTGGTTCGCGTGCGTTCCAATGGCAAAACGGACTCGACCGGCTAACTCTTGTATGCGGAAGTGCTCCGGTCGCCTCCACCGAAGTCGGATTGATACCTACCGTGGACTTCGTGGTTCGAGTGTCCGGTTAGAACCGGTCAGGACTCTAACCATGATTCCACTCCGAAACCGTTTGATGGCATGGGGATACAAACACGCTCACAAAACATGGACTTTGCCATACATCCGAACCGCCGATGAAGGTCCCGAGAGTCTCGCAGTCAAACGACAAAACCCTCGGCCACAAAAGGACTTGTGACCGAGGGCAATTGGTTTGTTTAGAAAAGCTCCCCGAGGCGGTCTCAAACCGAACCGTGGATTAGTCGGGCTAGGTGCCTTTCGTACCAGAAGGTTACGGCGAATTGCACACGTTGAATTATTCAAATGGAACTCCATTTCGGAGCAACTTCGCCCCAACACCTTCGGAGAGAAATTTGTCGCACCGCGGGTCTCCAGTTTGTTCTCATAAATCTGATCATCAGTCGCTTGACGCGAGGTTCTACACACTGTAGTTTTACACTTGTAGTTGTTCAAGACGGGAGCGGAGGAGGCGTCATCGTGAAACTTGGTGGACGGCAATTGTCAGTTATGCGTGTGCTTTGGGAACACGGTGAAGCGACCGTGGCAGAAGTGCAACAGTTCTTAGACACAGACCCACCGCTTGCATACTCGACGGTGGCGACAGTGTTGTCGCGTATGGAACGCAAAGGTCTGATCGCTCATCGAACGAAAGATCGTCAATATTGCTATCGACCTGTGGTTTCAAAAGACGGAGCGGGCCAATCGCTTGTTGGTGAACTGGTTGATCGAGTATTCGGGGGAAGTCCAGCAGAACTGGTCAACCATCTTTTGGCCAGTGACCAAATCGACAAGGACGAGTTGGAGCGGATCAAAGAGCTTGTCATCGAGCATGCCAAACGAACGAGGAGGAACCCATGAGCATTTCGCCTTGGTTCGTGATGGCGTTCTGCAGCTTTCTGTTGACATATCTCGTTCATTCGACGGTGATCATCGGTGGTATGGTATTGCTTGTCAGCAGAATCCGGCAATTTCATGCGCCGACGCTGAAAGTTCTGGCCTGGAAATTGGCACTCCTGCTGCCGCTTTTTACAACGACCGTCGTCACTCTTATACCATCTCTGCATCTGGGATATCAATATTCATTGAGCGAGTCACACCTTCCATCTGCGACTGGTGAAGATGAGACGCCCTTTGCTGAAGCTTCTCACTCATCAGTGATCGATCCGACAGTCGCGCTGGCGGTCTCCTCAAGCGATGTCGGCCGCGAAACGGAACGATCACTGGCCAGCCCCGACATCGAAGAGGGAAGACACCCGAACGTCGAAGTCGAAAGAGCATCCCAAGTTAATTCTCTTTTGACCTGGGAGATTCTTTCACGATGGATCACTGGTCTTTGGGCTGCGACCGTGCTGGCCGGACTGACTAGACTCTGCATTCACATAAAACGCTTGCACATCCTCCGACTGAGTTCCACACCCATTAACGCAGCCGATCTACAACGCGGCCTAGACCAACTGGCTCATAAGATGCGAGTGCGGCGCAAGGTGGATTTGCTGGAAGCTGTGGAAGTGACCGGAGCCCTGACTGCGGGCTTTTGGCGTCCTTTCATTGTGGTGCAAGCACACAGAGACGGAGATTTGAATCGCCTCGATCTTGATTCGGAGTGGGAAGCGTTGTTGGCGCACGAGCTGGCCCACGTTGCACATCGCGATGCCGAATGGAATCTGTTCAGTCAGATTGTCAGATGTCTCTTTCCGTTCCAGCCGCTGAACCGAGTCGTTAGTCGTCAGCTTCAAATCGCAATGGACTTTGCGGCGGATGAGTCGGCTGCGCGCGTTCTGGGTGGGCAGGAGGGGCTCATCAAGTGTTTGGTCCGGATGGGAGATCAAATGCTTGATCGGCAAATGTTGCTCTTAACACGATCAGGACTTGTTGCCGGAATGGCGGCTTTCCGTTCGACGTTGGGGCAACGGGTTGAAAGGCTCCTTATCCAAAACACCTTCAGCATGGAAGTCAGTGCGGCGACCAAGCTCAAAGTGCTGACCGGCCTGGCCATGCTTGCCATGACGGTCGCGGCCCTCATCCCTCAAGCCGTCGCCGAGAGACAAATTGGTTCTTCGGACAATCAAACTTCTTTAGTACAGGGAAACAAGATGAAATCACAGCTTTCGACTTTGGCCGTTCTCATTGGTGTGTCCGCACCGTTGGTTGCCGATGAACCTCAGGATTCAAGACCCGCTGAGCAGACGAAAGAACTCAAGGCAACCCCCGATGAATTGCCAGCAGGAATCGAGCGATTCAATGGCATGCTCGTCGGTCGTCTCGCTGCGAAGGACGTCGAGAAAGGTTCCTTCGTCGTCGTCGTCGACGCTGTTCCACGCGTCTGGCGAAACAGCAAAGCAGAGAATCCGAAGTCGATCGTGGGGAAATCAATCGAGATCGAGGGAGTCTTCGGGAAATTCCTGGACGTGCTGGTGACCACACGTAAAGGGGAAACCGTTGAGTTCGAGTGCAAGCACGATGGTGATGAGCTGGTGTTCCCAGGTGAACTTCTGCGAAAAGTTGCTGCTTACAAAGCGGAAGATTATCCCGAATTACCTGAAGCGTTTCGCGGCTTCCGAGGAGCAGTGGTTGCCAAGATTAAGAAGAAGGATCCAGAAACTTTCGAATTGATTATTGAAGTTCAAAAGGTCGCGGACGTTTGGAAAGAGAGCAGTGCCAAACAACCGGAGAGTATCGTCGGCAAGCAAATGATGTTGGCGGGATTCTGGAATCGCAAAGAGGCTTACCACAAACTGAAAGTGGGAAACCAAATCCAAGTTGGGATGCAACATATTGGTCGTCAAAGCGACCACTTGACCGTGGCGGAGTTCGTGCGACCAGACGATCAGGTGGAAATGAAGGAAATGCGTCGCGACGCTCCCATCAGCACGAACCAAAAGAATCCCGTCCAAGGCTTTCGAGGCATGCTTGTGGGCCGCCTGGTGAAGAAGGATGTCGAGCGTGGAACATTCACCATCACAGTTGACGCTGTTCCCCGTGTCTGGAAGAACAATCAATCGCGGGCACCAAAATCACTCGTCGGAAAAAACGTCGATGCAGCAGGAGTTCCTCCTCAGCTGCTGGACGCTTTGGTGGTGACTCGGATTGGCGAGACCGTTCAGTTTGGAGCATTGCACGATGGCGGAGATAGCCTGAGAGTGGGCGAAGTGCTTCGAAAAGTTGCTCCTGTCGAGAAAGGGGATTATCCCGAACTCCCCGACGATTTCCGCGGGTTCAGTGGAGTCTTGCAAGCGAAAGTCGTCAGGAAGGACGAGCAACTTTGGGAACTGACAGCTGAAGTAACAGACGTTGTGAAGGCATTCGACAAAGATCGGTCACGAAATGCCGAGAGCGTCGTCGGCAAGCAGGTTATGTTGAGCGGATTTTGGAACAAGAAGGACGCCTATCACAGCATCTCGGTTGGCGACAAAATCCAAGTCGGTGTTGAGCATCCGCAACGACTCGGCGACCAATTAAGCGTCATTGAGGGTGTCCGTAAGCTCGACGAATAACTTCGTCAAGAGTTTTGTTTTCTCCTTGCTTAGAACGCTCCACGGGAAATGTACATGCATCGATCCGCTATCGCATCTCGATTCGTCGGCCGGTGCCGCCCGTTTTTTGCTCTGTGCCTGTTCGCACTCTGTGGGACATGGCTCTGGGGAGCCGAAACGCTGCCGCCCGCCAACCAGCGCTACGAGACGGAGGGGACATCAGAAATTCCAGACTTTCAGCGGCACGTTGTACCGCTATTGGGACGACTGGGATGCAATGGCCGCAACTGTCATGGGTCGTTTCAAGGACGCGGAGACTTTCGCCTGTCGCTGTTCGGTTACGACTTCAAAATGGACCACCAGGGTCTGCTCGGGAGAGCAACCGCCGCGGAAGGTCAGCGGATCGATCGTCGGAACCCTTCGAATAGTCTCATTCTCAAGAAGCCCACGATCGAGATCGACCACGAAGGAGGCGAACGATTTGCCCGCGGCTCGTGGGAGTATCAGTTGCTTCATCGCTGGATCGAAACGGGTGCAGAGAAGCTGAAGCAGCCTCAGGAGCTGGACCGGCTGGAATTGTTTCCAAACGAAATCCTGTTTCGAAACGGAAGCGAATCCGCTCAACTCCAAGTCATCGCGATATGGACGAATGGTGATCGGGAAGACGTCACTCCGCTATGCCGATTTCGCGCGAATGATGACTCTGTCGCGATGGTCGATCAAGATGGAGTGGTGAGCTGCACCGGTTCGGGCGATACGCACATCATCGCGTTTTACGATAACGGTATCGGTTCGGTGCCGGTGATTCGTCCCACGTCATCCAGGGAATACGAGCCCATCGAAATCGAGGAGACTATCGCGTCCATCGATCGGTTTGTCGCTGCGAAGCTCAATAAGCTCCACATCATGCCGTCGCCGCAGTGTAGCGATGCCGAATTCCTTCGTCGGGTAAGCATCGATCTGACGGGCACGCTTCCGCCTCCCCAAGAAGTTCGAGAGTTTCTCAGCGATCCACGCAAGGACAAGAGAACTCTCAAGATCAACGAGCTGCTCGATCGTCCCGCCTATGCCGCTTGGTGGACGAACAAACTGTGCGATTACACCGGTTGTAATCCACGGCAGCAGGCAGAACTTGGCCAGGAACTTTCAGTCCAATGGTACATGTGGATCGTCGCTCGCTTAAAAGAGAACGTCCCCTACGACGAAATTGTGCGAAGGATCGTGCTGGCTCAAGGCCGGAGTTCCGGACAATCGTTTGCGGATTACACGAGGGAAACTTCATCCTATTTTCAGAAAGATTACGAAACGGATTTTGCAGACCGGCAGACAATGCCACACTACTGGACTCGCCGGAGCATGGAGGAACCGCAGCGGGCAGCCGAAGCCTTTGCTCACAATTTTCTAGGCGTCCGTCTCCAATGTGCCCAATGCCACAAGCATCCATTTGCTCAATGGACGCAGAAAGATTACCGCGACTTCAGTCGCTTTTTTGAGACGGTCAAGTTCGGTGTCAAACCTGACGATCTCGCGCAGTACCGGGACCTTGCGAAACGCGTCGGAATGAATGTCCGCAGTGACGATGGTTCCCCGGTTCGCAACGATGCCGTCAGAAGGCTTGAAAACGGCACGGTGTATCCTTGGCGGGAACTCTATATCAAAGATCGTGGCCGAACCGAACAAGTCAATTTGTTGCGAAGCGGTTCGGTCTCACTCGGAGGACAAGACGATCCCCGCCAGCCGATCATGGCCTGGATGAGTGATCCAGAGAATCCCTGGTTTGCAAAGGCTTTCGTCAACCGCGTCTGGTCATCTTATTTCCACCAGGGAATCGTCGATCCGCCTGACGATTTAAATCCAGCTAACCCGCCTTCGCATCCTAAATTACTCGACTCTCTGACAAAGCGATTTGTCGAGAACCAGTATGACATGAAATGGCTGCACCGGGAAATCGTATCCAGCGAGACGTACCAACGAAGCTGTAAGCCGAGTCACAATAATCACAATGACCGAAAAAACTTTAGCCGCGCAATTCCAAGACGAATGCCGGCGGAAGTGGTTTACGACAGCGTCAAACAGATTGTTGCCGCCAGTGATCAGGAAGAGGAAGTACGCACCGATCTCACTCGGCGGGCCTCCGGACATCTCTCCATGCGGCTGGCAGGGACCTATGCGATGCAGATCTTTGGGAAACCCGAGCGAGCGGTGAATTGCGATTGCGAACGGAACAATCACCCCACATTGCTACAAGCGGTCTTCCTGCAAAACGATCCGATCATCGAACAGCGAATCGAAAGCAGTGGTTGGTTAGCCGAAATCACAGCAGCTGAATCCGCCAATGAGGCCATCCCAATGCGCGAGCTGGTTGAAGAAGCGTGGTTACGAGCACTTTGCCGCTTGCCCAACAAGATTGAGATCGAGCGAAGCCTGTCGCATCTGGGCGAAGCGGAATCCGTGAGCGGTGGAATGCAGGATTTGTTGTGGGCGCTAATCAATACCAAAGAGTTTCTGCTCATTAAGTAGCATTCAAGAGAACGAACGGGAGTTCACAATGTCTGTTTCACGCCGCCGATTCTTACAGGTGGGTTCGCTGGGGGCGAGCTTGACACTCGGTGACTATTTAAGATTCGCCAGTGCTCAGGATCAGATCGATGAAGGCCGTTCAGCGGTTCTGGTGTTTTTGGGCGGCGGCCCGTCGCATCAAGACACATTCGACATGAAGCCCAACGCACCGGTCGAATATCGAGGACAATTTCAACCGATTCGAACATCGGTCCCCGGTGTCGAGATCTGTGAGCATTTGCCCCAACTCGCTCGCCGTGCGGATCGGTATGCGGTCATTCGGGGAATTTCACATAGCCTTGCGGATCACGGATTAGGGACGCGATATCTGATGACGGGAAATCTGCCAACCCCGGTTGTCGATTACCCGATGTATGGATCCGTCGCCAGCAAAGAATTTCCCGCCGCAGCCGATCTCCCTTCATTTGTTTCCATTGAACGACCGGTCGAAGGACCGGGATACCTTGGCGCCGAGTACGGTCCGCTCTCCACCGGGGAAAAGCCTCGTTACGGTCAGCCATTCCGTGTCCGAGGAATCACACTTGATGGAACGATGTCGTTGGATCGATATCGCAAACGACGCAAGCTGGTCGATGACATCGACACCGCTTTTGCAGAATTTGAAGGTCTCGATGATTCGGTCCGTAGCCTCGATCGCTTTTCCCAGCAGGCCTATCAGATTATCAGCTCGCCTAACGCCCGGTCCGCTTTTGATCTTTCGCTCGAATCGGATCGTGAAGTGGATCGATTCGGGCGTCATGAATTTGGACAAAGCATGCTTCTTACGACTCGCTTGATCGAAGCGGGAGTTCGCTTCGTCACCGTCCTTTTGGAAGGCTGGGATACGCACCAGGACAATTTCAATCAGTTGGGGCGCGATTTGCTGCCCAACCTCGACCAGTCGCTAACGGCGATGCTCGATCGGTTCGGCGAACAGGGACGGCTCGACTCGACCGCTATTCTTGTGACCGGGGAATTCGGCCGAACTCCCAAGGTCAATAAGAACGCTGGTCGCGATCATTGGTCACGGGCAATGTGTTCTCTGATGGCTGGCGGTAGTGTCCGCACCGGACAGGTCATTGGCGAAACCGACGACAAGGCAGCAGGCCCCGTCGGCCGGGGATTTACCCCGGATGACTTGGCTGCCTCGTTCTTTCAAAACATCGGGATCGATCCCAAAACCGAATACCATGCCAACGTGGGACGGCCGATTACACTGGTCCGGAATGGATCGACGATCCCGGGTCTGTTCGCATAGTATGGAAATGTCATTCAAGCCATGAAGAAGATCTACGCCGCCATCATCGTCACAAATTTCGTATGCTTCTCCGCTAGCGTTTTTGGCCAACGTCCGCACGTTCCGCGAATCGACAGTGTTGTGATGTCGGTCGAACAGCCACAGCAAAACGACCCGGCCGTCATCTGGTATGACAATTTCGATCTCTCCGGGCGACAGGAGCAATACCCTGAGAAGAGTGGCAAACTGTCGGAAAGCACCCGCTTTGGAAACACCGGCAAGTCGCTTGAGATTGCTTATCCTCGCGGAGGACGGGGGATTGGCGGAAGGAAGATTTTCTTTGGGGATTCTCCCACCCATCGCGGTCATCTCGTGCGCGCTGGAGAATCATTCGACGATATCTACTGGCGAATTTATGTGAAGCATCCAACCGACTGGAAAGGTGGAGGTCCAGCCAAGTTATCGCGAGCAACAAGTCTGGTTCCGCCGGGATGGCGGCAAGCCATGATTGCCCACGTCTGGAGCAGTGGTGAAGCGTTGACGTTGGACCCAGCCAGTGGCGTAAAGAACGGCAAGGTGGTCACGACTCGTTACAACGATTTCCCAAACCTGAAATGGCTGGGAAACAATCCGGCATCAGAATTCAAACTTCATGGCAGTGATGGTGTTGGCTGGTGGGTCTGCGTCGAAGCGAGGGCCAAGCTGAATACTCCCGGTCAAAAAGACGGCGTGAACCAACTCTGGATCGATGGCCAACTGGAGGCAGAGCGGCTCAATCTCGATTGGCGAGGAACTTTTGAGGACCGAGGCATCAATGCGGTCTTTCTTGAAGCCTATTGGAATCAAGGATCTCCTGTGAATCAGTCTCGCTGGCTGGACAACTTCGTTGTTTCCACAGAGCCAATTGGCCCTGTTCGCTGTCCACTCAATCCAACGATCCTAAAAACACCCTATCAAGGCCCCGGCCAGCAGCAGTCATGGCAGGTAGAAATCGCAATCAAGGACTCGTTGGAGAAAGTCGTCTGGCGATCTGACTCGCTCGATATGACCGACCAGGTGACAGTCAGCTCGGAAAATGGAGGATTCATAAGCCGAGGTCCTGAAATAGATTCGCTGAAAGAAGATACGTCCTACATGATCAGAGTTCGCCAGCAGAGCGACAACGAAACATGGTCTGCCTGGAGCGACTGGCATCAAGCGTTCCGGACAATACGTAAACGTCCAATGTAGCTGATTTTCGGGTCGAAGCCGACGTTTTTGGTCGTTTCTTCAGGTCATTCATCCCGAGGAATGAATGCAATTACATCCTGCGCAGATTGCTTTTTCGATTGGGCCAACTGTTGATTGTTACCTCAACAGTTCTGGCAGGTTGCAACGAAGCGTCCGGTCAAGTATCGCAACGTGAAGAAAAAAGAGGCGACGACACGCGGACGGGTATTCCGTCACATCGTCGTGCGAGTGGATAGCTTTAGTATTCTGTACCACCGCCTATGACGGTTTTGATTGGGAGATTTTCCAGAGGGACCTCGCGCGAGCTCCGTCCGCCGTTGCCTCTGTCTTGAGCACCGATTGGAATTTACGGATGTACTGTGTGTTGCGTTCTGGGATCGTCAGGTGGCAAGTAGGTCTTCATTGATCGAAGCGTCCAAGTAATTATTGGGTGGAATCCGTTGCGGTTTGGATGAGCGATCACATCCAGAGTTGAGTTGAGACCCGAACCAGATTCCTCGTTGCTTGAGTGACAACGACAAAACCCTCAGCCACGAAACAGTTTGCGAACGAGGTATGACGGTTCGGATTGTGATCCGGTTTTTGGAAGCTCCCCGAGGCGGTCTCAATCCGAACCGGGGTTTCGTAGAGCTAGGTACCTTTCGTACCAAGAGGTTACGTCGATTACCTACGATCGAAATGTTCAAGTGGAACTCAATTTCGGACCAAATTGGGGCAAAATTGGAGTCGGCAAAGCCTAAGCGGGATCGCATGCGTTTGGCTCGATATTACCAGTCGTTGCTCGACCATGGCGAAGTCAAAACGAGGGCTGAACTGGCCCGCCATTTGGGAGTCAGTCGGGCTCGAGTGACGCAAGTACTGCGACGGTTGGAGGAGCCGAAGGCTGGGTGAATCTGGTGTGCGAGTCCAGAGCGCTACTTGATGTAGACCAGTCAGCGTAGATCCCGATTGAGAGCCAGTTTAGCGCGTCCAGATCGACAGATTTGTCGAGACGAGCGTTGTATCTCGGTCGCCGTTTGGCGCGACAGACTGTGGAGTGGATAATCGAACGTCACACTCAAGATCCAACTGCCATGAATGAAGCAACGTCAATTAGTCTCTTAGGGCGCGCGACTGACCCTGCGGATTCCGACTCGTGGGATCGGCTGGCAGAGTTGTACGCACCTTTGATGCAGCGCTGGCTAAGGCAGTACGACGTCCAGCCAGCTGACGCTGACGACCTGATACAAGAAGTGCTTGCGGTCCTTATGCAGGAGCTTCCGCAGTTCGACCACAATCAGCAAACCGGTGCGTTTCGCAATTGGCTTCGTAAGATCCTGGTCAATCGGCTGCGGAATCTCTGGCGGTCACGGAAATACGAGCCGCAGGCAAGAGGTACGAGCAGTCTGCTCGATCAGCTGCATCAGCTTGAAGACGACAAGAGCGAAGTCAGTCGAATTTGGAATGCTGACCATGATCAGCATGTCCTCTCCCAATTGATGGAAGCTGTCCGTTCAAGGTTTCAAGATAAGACGTGGGAAGCGTTTCGTCGGCAGATGTTCGATGGCCAGCGAGCGGATGCTGTTGCGGCCGAACTGAACATGCCGATCAGCTCGGTTTATGTCGCCAGGAGTCGCGTTCTCAGCACGTTGCGACGAGAAGCAGAAGGCCTCGTCGATTCAATCGGGTAGGCGGTCCCGCCGAAAAAATTGCCTGCCACCTGGTGCCGCCGATTTGCGCGAATCGAGCCGCCTGGCCGCATTTGTCGCTACTCAAATCGCTATTCTTATAGATGTTGCGACTTTTTCTGTCGCAGGTGTAAGAAACCGCGATCTCGTGCTCTCTATCTCCAGACGACGAAATCGCGAGGAGAGATCCAGTGACTGATAATCCGCTACTTCATCCGGAAAAGAATGAGCTGGTCGCATTCGGGCTGGGCAAGCTTGAATCAGACGAAGCGACCCGGATCGAGACGCATCTTGGAGAGTGCAAAGCCTGTTGCGAGACGCTGCTCGATCTCAAAGACGATACGTTCGTGGAATTGGTTCGCAACTCACCGGAACCGAAGCAAGGTACGAAGTGCGCGAAAGACTCCGTGAGTTCTGAATTGACGGAACCAGTGGACAGTGTTGCGACGGACGAATCGATCTCCGCCGCGACGATGCTGGTGGAGTCGGGAATTCCACGTGTTCCGGCCGATTTACCGGCTCAGCTTAAAGATCATCCGCGATACCGCATCATCGAGCTGATTGGCAAGGGGGGAATGGGAGATGTCTACAAAGCCCGGCACCGACTCATGGATCGCCTGGTTGCTCTTAAACTCATTAACCAGGACCTCGTTAAGAACACCCAGGCAGTCGAGCGATTCCGTCGTGAAGTTCGAGCGGCCGCCAGCCTGACCCATCCGAACATTGTGACGTCCTATGATGCCGAAAAGGCTGGAGACGTTCACTTTCTGGTCATGGAGTTTGTAGACGGAACGGATTTGTCTAGCGTTGTCCAGAAACAAGGTCCGCTTCCAATCGCCCGAGCCTGCGACTGCATTCGGCAGGCGGCCAACGGGTTGCAGCATG
This DNA window, taken from Fuerstiella marisgermanici, encodes the following:
- a CDS encoding DUF1549 and DUF1553 domain-containing protein; the protein is MHRSAIASRFVGRCRPFFALCLFALCGTWLWGAETLPPANQRYETEGTSEIPDFQRHVVPLLGRLGCNGRNCHGSFQGRGDFRLSLFGYDFKMDHQGLLGRATAAEGQRIDRRNPSNSLILKKPTIEIDHEGGERFARGSWEYQLLHRWIETGAEKLKQPQELDRLELFPNEILFRNGSESAQLQVIAIWTNGDREDVTPLCRFRANDDSVAMVDQDGVVSCTGSGDTHIIAFYDNGIGSVPVIRPTSSREYEPIEIEETIASIDRFVAAKLNKLHIMPSPQCSDAEFLRRVSIDLTGTLPPPQEVREFLSDPRKDKRTLKINELLDRPAYAAWWTNKLCDYTGCNPRQQAELGQELSVQWYMWIVARLKENVPYDEIVRRIVLAQGRSSGQSFADYTRETSSYFQKDYETDFADRQTMPHYWTRRSMEEPQRAAEAFAHNFLGVRLQCAQCHKHPFAQWTQKDYRDFSRFFETVKFGVKPDDLAQYRDLAKRVGMNVRSDDGSPVRNDAVRRLENGTVYPWRELYIKDRGRTEQVNLLRSGSVSLGGQDDPRQPIMAWMSDPENPWFAKAFVNRVWSSYFHQGIVDPPDDLNPANPPSHPKLLDSLTKRFVENQYDMKWLHREIVSSETYQRSCKPSHNNHNDRKNFSRAIPRRMPAEVVYDSVKQIVAASDQEEEVRTDLTRRASGHLSMRLAGTYAMQIFGKPERAVNCDCERNNHPTLLQAVFLQNDPIIEQRIESSGWLAEITAAESANEAIPMRELVEEAWLRALCRLPNKIEIERSLSHLGEAESVSGGMQDLLWALINTKEFLLIK
- a CDS encoding RNA polymerase sigma factor; amino-acid sequence: MNEATSISLLGRATDPADSDSWDRLAELYAPLMQRWLRQYDVQPADADDLIQEVLAVLMQELPQFDHNQQTGAFRNWLRKILVNRLRNLWRSRKYEPQARGTSSLLDQLHQLEDDKSEVSRIWNADHDQHVLSQLMEAVRSRFQDKTWEAFRRQMFDGQRADAVAAELNMPISSVYVARSRVLSTLRREAEGLVDSIG
- a CDS encoding DUF1501 domain-containing protein, with the protein product MSVSRRRFLQVGSLGASLTLGDYLRFASAQDQIDEGRSAVLVFLGGGPSHQDTFDMKPNAPVEYRGQFQPIRTSVPGVEICEHLPQLARRADRYAVIRGISHSLADHGLGTRYLMTGNLPTPVVDYPMYGSVASKEFPAAADLPSFVSIERPVEGPGYLGAEYGPLSTGEKPRYGQPFRVRGITLDGTMSLDRYRKRRKLVDDIDTAFAEFEGLDDSVRSLDRFSQQAYQIISSPNARSAFDLSLESDREVDRFGRHEFGQSMLLTTRLIEAGVRFVTVLLEGWDTHQDNFNQLGRDLLPNLDQSLTAMLDRFGEQGRLDSTAILVTGEFGRTPKVNKNAGRDHWSRAMCSLMAGGSVRTGQVIGETDDKAAGPVGRGFTPDDLAASFFQNIGIDPKTEYHANVGRPITLVRNGSTIPGLFA
- a CDS encoding BlaI/MecI/CopY family transcriptional regulator, whose translation is MKLGGRQLSVMRVLWEHGEATVAEVQQFLDTDPPLAYSTVATVLSRMERKGLIAHRTKDRQYCYRPVVSKDGAGQSLVGELVDRVFGGSPAELVNHLLASDQIDKDELERIKELVIEHAKRTRRNP
- a CDS encoding M56 family metallopeptidase; this translates as MSISPWFVMAFCSFLLTYLVHSTVIIGGMVLLVSRIRQFHAPTLKVLAWKLALLLPLFTTTVVTLIPSLHLGYQYSLSESHLPSATGEDETPFAEASHSSVIDPTVALAVSSSDVGRETERSLASPDIEEGRHPNVEVERASQVNSLLTWEILSRWITGLWAATVLAGLTRLCIHIKRLHILRLSSTPINAADLQRGLDQLAHKMRVRRKVDLLEAVEVTGALTAGFWRPFIVVQAHRDGDLNRLDLDSEWEALLAHELAHVAHRDAEWNLFSQIVRCLFPFQPLNRVVSRQLQIAMDFAADESAARVLGGQEGLIKCLVRMGDQMLDRQMLLLTRSGLVAGMAAFRSTLGQRVERLLIQNTFSMEVSAATKLKVLTGLAMLAMTVAALIPQAVAERQIGSSDNQTSLVQGNKMKSQLSTLAVLIGVSAPLVADEPQDSRPAEQTKELKATPDELPAGIERFNGMLVGRLAAKDVEKGSFVVVVDAVPRVWRNSKAENPKSIVGKSIEIEGVFGKFLDVLVTTRKGETVEFECKHDGDELVFPGELLRKVAAYKAEDYPELPEAFRGFRGAVVAKIKKKDPETFELIIEVQKVADVWKESSAKQPESIVGKQMMLAGFWNRKEAYHKLKVGNQIQVGMQHIGRQSDHLTVAEFVRPDDQVEMKEMRRDAPISTNQKNPVQGFRGMLVGRLVKKDVERGTFTITVDAVPRVWKNNQSRAPKSLVGKNVDAAGVPPQLLDALVVTRIGETVQFGALHDGGDSLRVGEVLRKVAPVEKGDYPELPDDFRGFSGVLQAKVVRKDEQLWELTAEVTDVVKAFDKDRSRNAESVVGKQVMLSGFWNKKDAYHSISVGDKIQVGVEHPQRLGDQLSVIEGVRKLDE